GCAGGCTCTTGACGTACTCGACGACGGGCCGGGTGATCTCCCGGTACGGGGAGTCGAGGATCTTGAGCGGGACGTCCAGGCCGCGGCGCTCCCAGTCCTCGGTGAGCGCCTTGGTCTCGGCCGGGTCCACGTTGATGCTGAGCGCCTCCAGCTTGTCGGAGCGCATCAGCTTGGCGTAGGCCACGGCGCGCAGCGTCGGGCGGTGGATCTTGGAGACCAGGACGATGGAGTGGACGCGGGCCGGGCGGACGCTGTCGTCGCTGGGGCCCTCGGGGGCGGCGAGCTCGTCGGCGACGCGGTCGTAGTGCTTGCGGATCGCCGTCATGGTCACGTAGAAGATCGCCATGCCGAGCAGCGCGACCCAGGCGCCGTGGGTGAACTTGGTGACGAGGACGACGATCAGGACGAGTCCGGTGAAGAACGCGCCGAAGGTGTTGATCGCGCGGGAGCGGATCATGCGGCGGCGCGCGGCCGGGTCGGTCTCGGTGCCCAGCAGGCGGTTCCAGTGGCGGACCATGCCGGTCTGGCTGAGCGTGAAGGAGACGAAGACGCCGACGATGTAGAGCTGGATGAGGCGGGTGACCTCGGCGTCGTACAGGTAGACGAGTATGGCCGCGGCGGCGGCGAGGAGCACGATGCCGTTGGAGAAGGCGAGCCGGTCGCCGCGGGTGTGGAGCTGGCGCGGCAGGTAGCGGTCCTGCGCGAGGATCGAGCCGAGGAGCGGGAAGCCGTTGTACGCGGTGTTCGCGGCGAGGAACAGGACGAGCGCGGTGGCGGCGGCCAGGAGGACGAACGGGATGCTCCCGTGGCCGAAGACGGCGGCGGAGACCTGGGAGATCACCGGTTCCTGGTGGTAGTCGGCGCCGACCGGGCTGCCGTCGCGAAGAAGGTCATGGGCCGGGTTCTCGGCCATCTTGACGTCGGTGGCGAGGGCGAGGCCGATGATGCCGCAGAACATGGTGACGGCGAAGCCGCCCATCAGCGCGAGGGTCGCCGCGGCGTTGCGGCTCTTGGGCTTGCGGAAGGCGGGGACGCCGTTGCTGATGGCCTCGACGCCGGTGAGCGCGGCGCAGCCCGAGGAGAAGGCGCGCAGCAGCAGGAAGAACAGCGCGAACCCGGCGAGGCCCTGGTGCTCGGCCTGGATCTCCAGGTCGGCCGTGGGGGCCCGCA
This genomic window from Streptomyces thermolilacinus SPC6 contains:
- a CDS encoding APC family permease, with amino-acid sequence MSKLTDVPKRILIGRALRSDRLGETLLPKRIALPVFASDPLSSVAYAPGEVLLVLSIAGASAYAFSPWIAAAVVILMFTVVASYRQNVHAYPSGGGDYEVAQTNLGPRAGLGVASALLVDYVLTVAVSISSGVENLGSAIPFVVEHKTASAVAIIVLLTLMNLRGVKESGRLFAIPTYVFVTGVFALILWGAFRGLVLGDTMRAPTADLEIQAEHQGLAGFALFFLLLRAFSSGCAALTGVEAISNGVPAFRKPKSRNAAATLALMGGFAVTMFCGIIGLALATDVKMAENPAHDLLRDGSPVGADYHQEPVISQVSAAVFGHGSIPFVLLAAATALVLFLAANTAYNGFPLLGSILAQDRYLPRQLHTRGDRLAFSNGIVLLAAAAAILVYLYDAEVTRLIQLYIVGVFVSFTLSQTGMVRHWNRLLGTETDPAARRRMIRSRAINTFGAFFTGLVLIVVLVTKFTHGAWVALLGMAIFYVTMTAIRKHYDRVADELAAPEGPSDDSVRPARVHSIVLVSKIHRPTLRAVAYAKLMRSDKLEALSINVDPAETKALTEDWERRGLDVPLKILDSPYREITRPVVEYVKSLRRESPRDVISVVIPEYVVGHWYEHLLHNQSALRLKGRLLFTPGVMVTSVPYQLRSSEAAKQRAKKNQDWNAPGSVRRGLVETGPKRPSRPSGKE